The segment TACTCGTACACTGCACTCCATTTTTAGTGAACGTGGTTATATTGACCAACCGTTTATAGTGATCAAATTATCGTGCTGCACGGATGTGACCACTGTAAAAGAGGTGTGCACTCCCacagggcacagacgtcaattcaacgtctattccacgttgggtcaacatcatttcattgaaatgacgtggaaacaacgttgattcaccCAGTGGGCTGTAAAGACAAATATCCATGGCTAACTGTATGTTTGTTGTACTTTATCTCTCCTTAGCGTCTCTATGCCATGGAGCGTGTGTGGAGGTGGACTCTGACACTGACGCAGTGGTCAATGAAGGCTTTAAGCTGGGCTGCATCTCCTGTAAGATGAGGGGCGAGGTGCCCGCCGAGGCCACTGTTGAATGGTCCTTCATGCCCAAAGGGGAGAGCGAGTTCACAAAAGTGAGTAGACACGGATCTAAGGGCCTATAGGGATAGTAGCGGGATATGTCccaattatctctcctcctcGCAAAATGTGCACCTGTTCACTTTCCTTCactgatttgaaaggaaatgactggtaGAAGAAATATGGTACTCCCACTAGCCCATGACTGCACCAATCCAGTGATTTTAGATCTGTGGGAAGTAGTGAATGAGTACACACTTCAGGAGAAAATAAATATTGTTGAGACACACCTTAGATTCTCCACACTTTGCCTCTATTGGTTGACCTAACTAACTATAGcgaggctactcatgatgtattggttgacctaactaactatagctaggctactcatgatgtattgcttgtttgttttttGCTGTTGAAGCGCTTAGATTTTTATGAACACCGCTATAGAAATGTGATCAATTATTTTTATTATTCCACTTTGCACTTGCACACTCACCGACATGGATTTTAAAGGATTGGATTGGTGTTAACATTGGCTAGAGGGAGTTTCCACCGCTGTTAAATCCATGACAGGGAGTGTGCAAGTGCACAATAAGTGATCCCTCCCAGCAGAGTTTAAAAAGTGTTCCCATTCATTCTGTGGGGATCGACCCCATAAGGGGTCATTGGGGTAGCCAAGCAGGTTGACTTGTCTGTTGTGTCAGCAACAAAGGCAGGTCTTTTAGTTTCATTTGGATGCAATTCATGAATGGGAGAGCCCCACTGATCACAATGACTACCAAGACATCACACCAATGGGTGCTGTACAATGGAGACACATCAAGATAGATCATTTTAACTCATTCAGTAAAAAGACACACCACATCAACCAAAACAAGCATGTTTACATTTCGTAGGCAATTTCTATGTCAGCAGAACAAGCAGTCTCTTCTCCAGTGAAATGGGCACTATCATTCATCATGAAAGAGCATCACAGCCATGTAAATCATGCAATGCTGTCAATAAGAGATGGTTTTAGTTATGCACACTGGTCTAAAACGGATTCACCCCTTAACATCCAAACTTTTGTTTCACAGTTTCCAAATATTGTAGTGTCAAACCAGGCAACTGGCTGCGGCCACTCCTAGCAGGAGCCCTTGTTGAGGCTGTATTACTGAGGGCCTGCCTGCACCACTTCCTGATTGGATCTCTCTCCTCATGTATGCGTTTATGTGCTGGAGCGATTTAATGGCTAATGGCCGCCCTGTATTGATGTTGGAACACACTCTTACCTTGTAGGGAAACGTGTGTATGTTTACATCTGACACTGAGAAAACTAAAACCATCTCTTATTGAGAGCAATAATTGTTATAGACATGCATGCTGTATCAGGAAAAACACTGCAAATTATTCTTAAATTGGTGTAAAAATACTTGTTTTTTTACACCAAGTTCTCTCCTCCTGTACATTTTagtaaaacaagaaaatggtagaGTATgaattgcttaatataaggaattacaaattatttatacttaagtatatttgagcaattacattgacttttgatacttaagtatatttaaaaacaaatacttagacttttactcaattaggattttactgggtgactttcacttgagttatTTTCTCttaatgtatctttacttttactcaagtatgacaatcgggtactttttccaccactgcttattCTGTACCAACCAAACTGCTTTAGAAATCACTTCATCTTGTTTTGAAATCACTCCATAATCAAATCATAACAGAACCAAAGTGCCTGATTGAGCACTTAGTCCAGAGAGATGAGCCCTTGTTGATGCAGAACATTGGTGCTTTGACAAAAGTGCTGCACAGATTTCATCCAGTAATGTACAAATTCTAATATCCTAATAGGATCTGCCCAGGATGAGTGTGTTGGCTCACCAAACCCTGTCTCATATAGCCTAGAATAAAAACGAAGTAATCTTGTCCAAGCCAGACTAGCAGGatcctatctcctgtttctgtagcgtgaggcagctcgatgtacaagtacacccctggacaggatgctagtctatCGCAAGGCCTTTCCCCCAATACATCTCCTTAATGCTTTAACAGTCTTTGGTATGACATCATCAAGGTTCAAACGGCCtaccttccaatctcagggcatatgctctaaccacaaggccaaTCCTAACTGATATGCTCCATTTAACAGCATATTAGTTTGTTTGCAAGCTCGTATGTCTCACTTCCCCCCCCATTGTGTTTCTCAATAGATCTACAGCTACGAGGATCTAATGAGTGACATTCCAGACGAGCGCTTCTACGAGCGTCTGGACTGGAACGGCAGCAAGAAGACCAAGGACCTGCAGGACGGCTCCATCTACATCCTGAACGTGACGTGGAACGACACGGGCACCTACCGCTGCATCTTCAACCGCACCCTCACCTTCACCTCCTACGAGTTCCACACCAACGCCACCAAGATCGTCCACCTCAACGTGGTGCCAAGACGTAAGGCTTTGGCTTAGGGTTCACAGGGTTAGGCTTAGGTCTAGACACAAATGAACACATgcaaacgaacacacacacacaaacagtatagTAGACACACACCCTCATCTTGGgataggggagagggagagaggaggggaggagagaggggagggtggaagagagggaaaTAGTACACTAAGATCACCCTCGTGAAAGTAGTGACATGACATGGGCTTACTTACACCCTGCatggggagggggaagagatggaggggagagagggtgctGGGGAAGGGGGttgggtggggtagagggagggaaggaaggaaggttagAAGAGAGGACGAGAGTGGACCGACACTCGATGTCCATGCCTGAATTGACAAAAATTGCAATATTGTCAGAGCGAATGATGGGTTATGCAGGGGTTATGATTTTgatgtagggtcagggttagataGTCCATGGTAGATTGGACCATGTTTCAAAATAGAAGCATTGACATCAAAATCACGGAAATATGACAGAGGGACGAACAGGAAACAGTCATACATCTCATTATCTATACAGCTGTTGATGGATGGTTAGTAGTAGTAGCCCTGTCACAGAAGCGGTCACAGCTGTCATTAACGCTCATAT is part of the Salvelinus fontinalis isolate EN_2023a chromosome 6, ASM2944872v1, whole genome shotgun sequence genome and harbors:
- the scn1ba gene encoding sodium channel, voltage-gated, type I, beta a isoform X2; protein product: MSAVQLLLVPLALWALQASLCHGACVEVDSDTDAVVNEGFKLGCISCKMRGEVPAEATVEWSFMPKGESEFTKIYSYEDLMSDIPDERFYERLDWNGSKKTKDLQDGSIYILNVTWNDTGTYRCIFNRTLTFTSYEFHTNATKIVHLNVVPRRMAGGRDGLLLQEDISTRRGSIERERGGVLSYSFGE
- the scn1ba gene encoding sodium channel, voltage-gated, type I, beta a isoform X1 yields the protein MSAVQLLLVPLALWALQASLCHGACVEVDSDTDAVVNEGFKLGCISCKMRGEVPAEATVEWSFMPKGESEFTKIYSYEDLMSDIPDERFYERLDWNGSKKTKDLQDGSIYILNVTWNDTGTYRCIFNRTLTFTSYEFHTNATKIVHLNVVPRLTRGIASILSEVMMYVTIIGLQVWLVVEMVYCYRKISAQGEEALRESAAEYLAIASESKENCAMVAVTE